From one Oncorhynchus clarkii lewisi isolate Uvic-CL-2024 chromosome 6, UVic_Ocla_1.0, whole genome shotgun sequence genomic stretch:
- the LOC139411092 gene encoding ABC-type oligopeptide transporter ABCB9: MGVIVVVSCILLFILVDVIVTTVLYLHGCQTAIFTEDVQNFDILHSVLDLWGTMLVRVCLLLGASIGVLWNRVDGPCRVSALGTLTLLICLTVSTYALAKLLMLSEQGDLAHQPWFLCLFSWTCVSVLGTVLLWRLLGRAPNTVTDGEGDGGGSVCEETERLVEAAGENGTEEVEEQQKHGEKKRSRASRKGTEDQKNSGATLGRLLSYCSEYAGLLSVAFLFLLISAVCEAFIPYYTGQAIDGIVIHKSMEYFTKPLITLTVLALVSSIAIGVRGGLFNLTFARLNLRLRNLLFRSLMRQEVGFFDSNHTGDITSRLTSDTTQVSDLISQNVNMFLRSMVKGIGFFIFMFGMSWKLTLVTIMGFPFIAVISNVYGEYYKRLTKEVQTALAQANQVAEETVSSMKTVRSFANEEQEADSYYGRLHVMFQLNKKQALAYALYMWSSCISELVLQVAILFYGGHLVITEQMSGGTLISFVIYELELGECLESIASVYTGLMQGVGAAEKVFEYIDREPKHQHDGKEVPDTCKGLVEFKDVTFSYPTRPETDILKSVSFTLRPGEVTALVGPSGSGKSSCVGLLENFYAPQQGQVLLDGRPVHTYQHGFLHSRVALVGQEPVLFARSVEQNITYGLTDIPMEAVVQAATEANAHDFITGLTNGYNTGVGEKGTQLSGGQKQRVAIARALIRNPHVLILDEATSALDAESEHVVQQALNNIMRQHTVLVIAHRLSTVERADNIIVINRGCVVEQGPHSQLMAKGGLYCKLVQRQVLGIETGAVLNPPEVDI, encoded by the exons ATGGGGGTCATAGTAGTGGTGAGCTGTATCTTGTTATTTATCCTGGTGGATGTTATTGTCACCACTGTCCTCTACTTACATGGTTGCCAGACTGCAATATTCACAGAGGATGTGCAGAACTTTGACATTCTCCACTCCGTCCTGGACCTCTGGGGGACTATGCTGGTCAGAGTCTGCCTTCTGCTTGGGGCCTCCATAGGGGTGTTATGGAACAGAGTGGACGGCCCATGCAGGGTCTCTGCCCTGGGGACCCTGACTCTCCTAATTTGCCTGACCGTCAGCACCTACGCCTTAGCTAAGCTCCTGATGCTCTCGGAGCAGGGCGATCTGGCTCACCAACCCTGGttcctctgtctgttttcctgGACCTGTGTGTCAGTGCTGGGGACCGTGCTCCTCTGGAGACTCCTGGGAAGGGCTCCTAACACTGTGACTGAcggagagggagatggtggaggAAGTGTCTGTGAGGAGACTGAGAGGCTAGTGGAGGCAGCAGGAGAGAATGGcactgaggaggtggaggagcagCAGAAGCatggggagaagaagaggagtaGGGCGAGCAGGAAAGGAACAGAGGACCAGAAGAACTCAGGGGCCACACTGGGGCGTCTGCTGTCCTACTGCAGTGAATACGCTGGGCTGCTCTCTGTagccttcctcttcctcctcatctctgCTGTGT GTGAGGCCTTCATCCCCTACTACACTGGGCAGGCTATAGATGGCATTGTTATTCACAAGAGTATGGAGTACTTCACCAAGCCCCTGATCACTCTCACAGTGTTGGCCTTAGTCAG CTCTATAGCTATTGGAGTACGAGGTGGCCTCTTTAATCTAACCTTTGCCAGACTGAATCTTCGCCTGCGAAATCTTCTCTTCAGATCTCTGATGCGTCAGGAGGTGGGCTTCTTTGACTCTAACCACACAG GTGACATCACCTCTCGCCTGACCTCTGACACTACTCAAGTCAGTGACCTGATCTCTCAAAACGTCAACATGTTCCTGAGGAGTATGGTTAAGGGCATAGGGTTCTTCATCTTCATGTTCGGGATGTCCTGGAAGCTGACTCTGGTCACCATCATGGGATTCCCCTTCATCGCCGTCATCTCCAATGTGTATGGGGAGTACTATAAG AGATTGACCAAAGAGGTCCAGACTGCCCTGGCTCAGGCTAACCAGGTGGCCGAGGAAACTGTTTCATCCATGAAGACGGTGCGCAGCTTTGCCAATGAGGAACAGGAGGCTGATTCCTACTACGGCAGGCTGCATGTCATGTTTCAACTGAACAAGAAGCAAGCGTTGGCCTACGCCCTCTACATGTGGTCCAGTTGT ATCTCAGAACTTGTTCTTCAAGTGGCAATCCTCTTCTACGGCGGTCACCTGGTCATTACTGAGCAGATGAGTGGAGGCACCCTGATATCTTTCGTCATATATGAGCTGGAGCTAGGAGAGTGCCTGGAG AGCATAGCATCGGTCTACACAGGTCTCATGCAGGGAGTGGGAGCAGCTGAGAAGGTGTTTGAGTATATCGACAGGGAGCCCAAACACCAACATGATGGGAAAGAGGTCCCCGACACCTGCAAAGGACTGGTCGAGTTTAAAGATGTCACGTTTTCCTACCCAACACGGCCCGAAACAGACATTCTAAAG AGTGTATCCTTCACGTTGCGGCCTGGAGAGGTGACAGCCTTGGTTGGACCATCTGGCAGTGGAAAGAGCTCCTGTGTGGGTCTCTTAGAGAACTTCTACGCCCCACAACAAGGCCAGGTGCTGCTGGACGGCCGGCCGGTGCACACCTACCAGCATGGCTTCCTCCACTCGCGG gTAGCACTAGTGGGCCAGGAGCCTGTCCTGTTCGCCCGTTCTGTAGAGCAGAACATAACCTATGGACTGACTGACATCCCTATGGAGGCTGTGGTGCAGGCTGCCACCGAGGCAAACGCACACGACTTCATCACCGGTCTAACCAACGGCTATAACACAG GAGTGGGTGAGAAGGGCACCCAGTTGTCAGGGGGGCAGAAGCAGCGGGTGGCCATCGCACGGGCACTCATCCGCAACCCACATGTTCTCATCCTGGACGAGGCCACCAGTGCACTGGATGCAGAGAGCGAACATGTT GTCCAGCAGGCTCTGAACAACATCATGCGTCAGCACACAGTGCTGGTGATCGCCCACCGCCTCAGCACAGTGGAGAGGGCAGACAACATCATAGTCATCAACCGCGGCTGTGTGGTAGAGCAGGGACCACACAGCCAACTGATGGCCAAGGGGGGGCTTTACTGCAAGCTGGTACAGAGGCAGGTCCTGGGCATCGAGACGGGGGCCGTTCTTAACCCTCCAGAGGTGGACATCTGA
- the LOC139411091 gene encoding 2-oxoglutarate and iron-dependent oxygenase domain-containing protein 2 encodes MQHDKDSKATFYTCSCFSTDNIFLEEFKLHVRFLSEHQFRSDYQAVLRNLGCSTDTEFKDILKKIEKEVERRRSLGVKSAERAAAIKEIYKPLHDHVYLLHESYISPEFKQMVDYCRSDEASKEGLLSLMQTEAAARVFRFPVFKKIFCDELIEEMEHFEQSRSPKGRPNTMNNYGILLNELGFDEGFIIPLREQYLQPLTSLLYHDCGGCYLDSHKAFMVKYDMHEDLDLSYHYDNAEVTLNVSLGKEFTEGNLYFGDMRQVPLSETACTEVEHKVTEGILHRGQHMHGALPISSGQRWNLIVWMRASQERNKLCPMCNKMPTLVEGEGFADGFTSDIGMSLLQNV; translated from the exons ATGCAACACGACAAGGATTCCAAGGCAACATTttacacttgtagttgttttagCACTGACAATATTTTCCTCGAGGAGTTCAAACTTCATGTCAGATTTCTATCCGAGCACCAGTTTAGATCTGATTATCAAGCG GTGTTAAGAAATCTTGGCTGCTCCACTGACACAGAATTCAAGGACATCCTGAAAAAG ATTGAGAAAGAAGTTGAAAGGCGCAGGAGCCTTGGTGTGAAGTCAGCTGAGAGAGCTGCAGCCATTAAGGAGATTTATAAACCACTCCATGACCATGTCTACCTTCTCCAT GAGTCCTATATATCACCAGAGTTTAAACAGATGGTGGATTATTGTCGAAGTGATGAGGCCAGTAAAGAGGGACTGTTGAGTTTAATGCAGACAGAAGCAG cggCAAGGGTCTTCCGCTTTCCTGTGTTCAAGAAAATCTTCTGTGATGAGCTGATAGAAGAGATGGAACACTTTGAACAATCTAGATCGCCCAAGGGCAGACCGAATACCATGAATAACTATGGG ATCCTCCTGAACGAGTTAGGGTTTGACGAAGGCTTCATCATCCCTCTCCGTGAGCAGTATCTGCAGCCTCTCACATCTCTGCTCTACCATGACTGTGGGGGATGTTACCTGGACAGCCACAAGGCCTTCATGGTGAAATATGACATGCATGAAGACTTGGACCTCAGCTACCACTATGACAATGCAGAGGTCACTCTCAACGTGTCTCTGGGGAAAGAGTTCACGGAGGGGAATCTCTACTTTGGTGACATGAGACAG GTGCCTCTGAGTGAGACAGCATGTACAGAGGTAGAGCACAAAGTGACGGAGGGTATCCTCCACAGAGGACAACACATGCACGGTGCCCTGCCCATCTCCTCTGGGCAGCGCTGGAACCTCATTGTCTGGATGAGAGCCTCACAGGAGAGGAACAAACTGTGCCCCATGTGCAACAAGATGCCCACCCTGGTCGAAGGAGAGGGTTTCGCAGACGGCTTCACGAGTGACATAGGGATGTCTCTTCTACAGAATGTATAA